In Thermorudis peleae, a genomic segment contains:
- the cutA gene encoding aerobic carbon-monoxide dehydrogenase large subunit yields the protein MPTRMFGEPVKRREDPRLLTGQGRYVDDIDLPGMLHAAFLRSPYAHARIRGIDVSKARELDGVVAVYTYDDIGPVKQRMPLLIPHPALTHPATRYALARDEVNHVGECVAMVVATSRYVAEDALELIAVDYEELPPVVDIEAAVAPGAPLVHEELGTNVAAHYVGVVGDPERAFREAAHVFRERLVIERSAGMPIETRAVLAQWDEFEERLLVWDSTQAPIVIRNALAALFSLPPTQVRVIAPDVGGGFGCKIMVYPEEVLVPFAALTLKRPVKWVEDRREHFIGTNQERLQIHEAEIAVDADGRILGIRDRFLHDAGAYTPYGIIVPQITACQLPGPYKVPNYHVEFRAVFTNTVPVSPYRGAGRPHACFVMERLLDRVADELGIDRAEVRRRNFIQPHEFPYDVGLIFQDGAPTRYDSGNYPAMLDKLLAMLDYERLQREELPRLRAEGRYVGVGIACYVEGTGIGPYEGAHVRVEPTGQVYVATGVPQQGQAHRTILAQVVAETLQVPLELVQVVEGDTAAFEFGSGVYASRSAVVAGSAVALAAQRVREQGLQLAAEELEVDPHDLVVEDGRVFVRGAPERGFTWGQLAQLANPLRYAYAGDLAVRPRPWTGPALPPGRQPALEAVEYYSPPHATWASGAVGVVLEVDPETGMLQFHRLCVVHDCGKMINPLVVEGQIHGGVAQGIGGAFYERLAYDERGQLVNASFMDFLLPTAMEIPPIEVEHLETPSPLNPLGVKGVGEAGAIPMPAVVAAALDDALRPFGVRVTRMPLDPSAVRALVAQGRASSVAE from the coding sequence ATGCCGACCCGGATGTTCGGCGAGCCGGTGAAGCGGCGGGAAGACCCGCGGTTGTTGACCGGGCAGGGACGATACGTTGACGATATCGATCTGCCGGGCATGCTCCATGCCGCGTTCTTGCGCAGTCCCTATGCCCATGCGCGAATCCGGGGGATCGACGTCAGCAAGGCGCGGGAGCTCGACGGGGTTGTGGCTGTCTACACCTACGACGATATCGGCCCAGTCAAGCAGCGGATGCCGCTGCTCATTCCGCATCCGGCCTTGACACATCCCGCTACGCGCTACGCCCTGGCCCGGGATGAGGTCAACCACGTTGGGGAGTGCGTGGCCATGGTTGTGGCGACGAGCCGCTACGTGGCCGAGGATGCGCTTGAGCTGATTGCGGTTGACTACGAGGAGTTGCCGCCGGTGGTCGACATTGAGGCGGCGGTTGCGCCGGGAGCGCCGCTCGTCCATGAGGAGCTGGGCACGAACGTGGCGGCGCACTACGTTGGCGTTGTCGGCGACCCCGAGCGGGCATTTCGCGAGGCCGCGCATGTCTTTCGCGAGCGGCTGGTGATCGAGCGCAGCGCTGGGATGCCGATCGAGACCCGGGCCGTGCTGGCCCAATGGGACGAGTTCGAGGAACGGTTGCTGGTCTGGGATTCGACGCAAGCGCCGATCGTGATCCGCAACGCGCTGGCGGCGCTCTTCAGCTTGCCGCCGACGCAGGTGCGGGTGATTGCGCCGGACGTTGGCGGCGGGTTTGGCTGCAAGATCATGGTCTATCCTGAGGAAGTGCTCGTGCCCTTTGCGGCGCTGACGTTGAAGCGGCCGGTGAAGTGGGTTGAAGACCGTCGGGAGCATTTCATTGGCACCAATCAGGAGCGGCTGCAGATCCACGAAGCGGAAATTGCGGTGGATGCTGACGGTCGGATCCTCGGGATTCGCGACCGGTTCTTGCATGATGCCGGGGCGTATACGCCCTACGGCATCATTGTCCCCCAGATTACTGCTTGCCAGTTGCCTGGCCCGTACAAAGTGCCGAACTATCACGTCGAGTTCCGTGCGGTCTTCACCAACACCGTGCCGGTCAGTCCCTACCGTGGTGCTGGCCGGCCGCATGCCTGCTTTGTCATGGAGCGGCTGCTGGATCGTGTAGCTGACGAGCTTGGGATTGACCGAGCGGAGGTGCGGCGGCGGAACTTCATCCAGCCGCACGAGTTCCCCTACGACGTCGGGTTGATCTTCCAGGACGGCGCGCCGACGCGGTACGACAGTGGCAACTACCCCGCGATGCTCGACAAGCTGCTGGCCATGCTCGACTACGAGCGGCTGCAGCGTGAGGAGTTGCCGCGGCTGCGTGCCGAGGGCCGGTATGTCGGCGTTGGCATTGCCTGCTACGTCGAAGGCACGGGGATTGGGCCGTACGAGGGCGCGCATGTGCGGGTGGAGCCGACGGGCCAGGTCTACGTTGCGACCGGCGTGCCGCAGCAAGGGCAAGCGCACCGGACGATTCTGGCGCAAGTTGTGGCGGAGACGCTGCAGGTGCCGTTGGAGCTGGTGCAGGTCGTCGAAGGCGACACGGCTGCCTTCGAGTTTGGCTCCGGAGTTTACGCGAGCCGGAGCGCGGTGGTTGCGGGCAGTGCCGTGGCGCTGGCAGCGCAACGGGTGCGGGAGCAGGGGCTGCAGCTGGCTGCCGAGGAACTCGAGGTCGATCCGCACGACCTTGTGGTTGAGGATGGGCGGGTTTTCGTGCGTGGGGCGCCCGAGCGTGGCTTCACCTGGGGGCAACTAGCGCAGCTCGCCAACCCGCTGCGCTACGCCTACGCCGGTGACCTGGCGGTGCGGCCGCGGCCGTGGACGGGGCCGGCCTTGCCGCCGGGCCGCCAGCCGGCGCTCGAGGCAGTCGAGTACTACTCGCCGCCACACGCGACGTGGGCCAGCGGGGCGGTCGGCGTGGTGCTGGAAGTTGATCCGGAGACGGGGATGCTGCAGTTCCATCGCCTCTGCGTCGTGCATGACTGCGGGAAGATGATCAACCCGCTGGTGGTTGAGGGGCAAATTCACGGCGGCGTTGCCCAAGGGATCGGCGGTGCGTTCTACGAGCGGCTGGCGTATGACGAGCGCGGCCAGCTGGTCAACGCAAGCTTCATGGACTTTCTGTTGCCGACGGCGATGGAGATTCCGCCGATCGAGGTCGAGCATCTTGAGACGCCGTCACCACTGAATCCGCTTGGGGTGAAGGGGGTTGGCGAGGCGGGGGCGATCCCGATGCCAGCGGTGGTCGCTGCCGCGCTCGACGATGCCTTGCGACCGTTCGGCGTCCGCGTCACGCGCATGCCGCTCGACCCAAGTGCCGTACGCGCGCTGGTTGCCCAGGGACGGGCGAGCAGCGTTGCAGAGTGA
- a CDS encoding (2Fe-2S)-binding protein — protein sequence MSATTATKLHRVRVTVNGVRYERDVEPRLLLSDFLRHELGLTGTHVGCEHGVCGACTVLLNGEPVRSCLMLAVQADGQELETVEGLAPSPEQLHPLQQAFWEKHGLQCGYCTPGMLMTLKAFLAEHPDPTPEEVREAISGNLCRCTGYQNIVAAALEAARLLRQSS from the coding sequence ATGAGCGCGACGACAGCGACGAAGCTGCACCGTGTGCGAGTGACGGTGAACGGCGTGCGCTACGAGCGGGATGTCGAGCCACGCCTGCTGCTATCCGATTTTCTGCGGCATGAACTGGGGCTGACGGGGACGCACGTGGGCTGTGAGCATGGGGTCTGCGGGGCGTGCACCGTGCTGCTGAATGGCGAGCCGGTGCGTTCCTGTTTGATGCTGGCGGTCCAGGCCGATGGACAGGAACTGGAGACGGTCGAAGGGCTTGCGCCGAGCCCGGAGCAGTTGCATCCGCTGCAACAGGCGTTTTGGGAGAAGCATGGCCTGCAATGTGGCTACTGCACGCCCGGGATGCTGATGACGCTCAAGGCGTTTCTGGCCGAGCACCCTGATCCAACGCCGGAGGAGGTGCGCGAAGCCATTTCGGGCAATCTTTGCCGGTGCACGGGGTATCAAAACATCGTGGCCGCAGCGCTCGAGGCTGCTCGTCTTCTGCGGCAGTCATCCTAG
- a CDS encoding FAD binding domain-containing protein: MKPAPFDYMVADSLADALAALHDYGYDAKPLAGGQSLVPLLNMRLARPRLLVDLNRLAALAFITERDGGIAIGAMTRQRAVEQSALIAARCPLLAQAIRYVGHFPIRTRGTVGGSVAHADPAAEIPGVLVALDGHVRLRSQRGERVVPSKAFFVDTLTTVAEPDELVTEIWLPALPERTSHVWLEVARRHGDYALVGLGAVLTLDDAGAVHDVRLAFIGVGGRPVRARQAEERLRGERLSRQLLAEAARLVAAELDPADDLHASRDYRRHVAGVLAQRALADAYRRVTGEELQ; this comes from the coding sequence ATGAAGCCAGCGCCCTTTGACTACATGGTGGCGGATTCGCTCGCTGATGCGCTGGCAGCGTTGCACGACTATGGCTACGACGCCAAGCCGCTTGCCGGCGGGCAGAGTCTGGTGCCCTTGCTCAACATGCGCCTTGCCCGGCCCAGGTTGCTGGTCGATTTGAACCGGCTGGCGGCGCTGGCGTTCATAACCGAGCGGGATGGCGGGATTGCGATCGGGGCGATGACGCGGCAGCGCGCGGTCGAGCAGTCAGCCTTGATTGCGGCGCGCTGCCCGCTTCTGGCGCAGGCGATCCGCTACGTTGGGCATTTCCCGATCCGGACGCGTGGAACCGTTGGTGGCAGCGTTGCGCATGCCGATCCGGCAGCAGAGATTCCTGGCGTGCTGGTGGCGCTCGACGGGCATGTGCGCTTGCGCAGCCAGCGCGGCGAGCGGGTTGTGCCGAGTAAGGCGTTCTTTGTCGATACGCTGACGACGGTCGCGGAGCCTGACGAACTGGTCACGGAGATCTGGCTGCCGGCACTCCCAGAGCGGACGAGTCACGTTTGGCTTGAGGTTGCGCGACGGCACGGGGACTACGCGCTGGTTGGCCTTGGCGCGGTCCTGACGCTCGACGACGCGGGCGCCGTGCACGATGTGCGCCTGGCGTTCATCGGCGTTGGTGGGCGGCCGGTGCGGGCACGGCAGGCCGAAGAACGCCTGCGTGGAGAGCGGCTGTCGCGTCAGTTGCTGGCGGAGGCGGCTCGGCTGGTGGCGGCTGAACTCGATCCGGCGGATGACCTGCATGCGAGTCGCGACTATCGCCGCCATGTTGCTGGGGTGCTGGCGCAGCGGGCGCTGGCCGATGCCTACCGGCGTGTGACCGGAGAGGAACTGCAATGA
- a CDS encoding solute carrier family 23 protein, with protein sequence MAIQLSWREKRGGIIAPDERLPWGPTIALGLQHVLAMFGATVVAPLVMGFDPNLAIFFSGVGTLLFFLIVGGRVPSYLGSSFSFIGPVAAVIGSKAAGTYNPADIPKALGGIIAAGIVYAILGVIVHFSGTDWIDRLMPPVVTGAVVMIIGLNLAPAAYGLVKQGPFLAIITMLAVLVIGLMTRGLVARLPVLLGTVFGYVVALVLGGTNPNGREIWFFRVQGVDLSQVKQAPWFGLPHFQSPTFDVRAITLIAPVAIILVAENFGHIKAIEAMTGRNLMPYLGRAFAGDGIATIVSGLGGGTGVTTYAENIGVMAMTRVYSTVIFPIAALVAILLGLSPKFGALIQSIPGGVLGGISTVLFGLIAVTGARIWVENGVDFTKGINLFIAAVALIMGAADYTLKLGQFQFAGIAVGTFGAIILYQLFKGAPQAFGEAEAVPADAEPAERRPAPPTQPRQSRQPRGRR encoded by the coding sequence GTGGCGATCCAGCTGTCATGGCGCGAGAAGCGCGGGGGAATTATCGCGCCGGATGAGCGGTTGCCATGGGGGCCGACGATTGCGCTTGGCCTCCAGCACGTGCTGGCGATGTTTGGTGCGACGGTGGTGGCGCCGCTGGTCATGGGGTTTGACCCAAACCTGGCGATTTTCTTCTCGGGTGTTGGCACGTTGCTCTTCTTCCTGATCGTTGGCGGGCGGGTGCCGAGTTACCTTGGATCGAGTTTCTCCTTCATCGGTCCGGTGGCGGCGGTGATCGGCTCGAAGGCGGCGGGAACGTATAACCCGGCGGATATCCCCAAGGCGCTCGGTGGCATTATCGCTGCTGGGATTGTGTACGCAATCCTTGGCGTGATTGTCCACTTTAGCGGCACGGACTGGATCGACCGGCTCATGCCGCCGGTGGTGACTGGTGCGGTTGTGATGATCATCGGGCTGAATCTGGCTCCGGCGGCCTATGGCCTGGTGAAGCAAGGGCCGTTCCTGGCGATCATCACGATGCTGGCGGTGCTTGTGATTGGCTTGATGACACGCGGACTGGTTGCGCGGTTGCCGGTCTTGCTGGGGACAGTCTTTGGGTACGTGGTTGCGTTGGTGCTTGGAGGCACCAACCCGAATGGGCGCGAGATCTGGTTTTTCCGGGTGCAGGGGGTTGACCTGAGTCAGGTCAAGCAGGCCCCCTGGTTTGGGTTGCCGCACTTCCAAAGCCCGACGTTCGACGTGCGTGCGATCACGTTGATTGCGCCGGTGGCGATCATTCTGGTTGCTGAGAACTTCGGGCATATCAAGGCGATCGAGGCGATGACGGGGCGCAATTTGATGCCGTACCTCGGCCGGGCCTTTGCCGGTGATGGCATTGCGACGATTGTGTCGGGGTTGGGCGGCGGCACTGGCGTCACGACCTATGCGGAGAACATCGGCGTGATGGCGATGACGCGCGTGTACTCGACGGTGATCTTCCCGATTGCAGCACTGGTGGCGATTCTGCTTGGGCTGTCGCCGAAGTTCGGGGCGTTGATTCAGTCGATTCCCGGCGGGGTGCTCGGCGGCATCTCGACGGTGCTTTTTGGTTTGATTGCGGTCACGGGAGCGCGCATTTGGGTTGAAAATGGCGTTGATTTCACCAAGGGGATTAACCTCTTCATTGCGGCGGTCGCGTTGATCATGGGAGCGGCGGACTACACGCTGAAGCTCGGGCAGTTCCAGTTCGCGGGGATTGCGGTGGGCACGTTTGGAGCGATCATCCTCTATCAGCTCTTCAAGGGCGCGCCGCAGGCGTTTGGTGAGGCGGAGGCGGTGCCGGCTGATGCTGAGCCGGCGGAGCGCCGACCGGCTCCGCCGACGCAACCGCGGCAATCGCGGCAGCCGCGTGGCCGTCGCTAA
- a CDS encoding DUF2877 domain-containing protein gives MHVTAVTTLLIPRLTAPATPLPVLTALPTALYLDAPEGVVAIVTSPHVLPPLGLALSQPDLDLRHALCDTTVTLGNGHVCIPGLPPSALAPQTERWCPSLAAHLPPHIDLDAIRALLPAMATLTPPPDPALQPVLSRATALFEALRRGNAEAVLARAATLVGLGPGLTPAGDDLLIGLCAALTLLGHALPARQSWLLTLRQQLGRLAPQTTTLSASWLTHAAAGNLQRLLIHTAQALALADAPALAQATRHLMRYGATSGWAMLAGLSQSLAALLT, from the coding sequence ATGCACGTGACCGCTGTGACCACACTCCTCATCCCACGCCTCACCGCCCCGGCAACGCCCTTGCCAGTCCTGACGGCCCTGCCAACTGCGCTCTACCTCGATGCCCCCGAGGGCGTGGTCGCCATCGTCACCAGCCCGCACGTCTTGCCCCCGCTTGGCCTCGCCCTCAGCCAGCCCGACCTCGACCTGCGCCACGCCCTGTGTGACACCACGGTCACGCTCGGCAACGGCCACGTGTGCATCCCCGGCCTGCCACCGAGCGCCCTCGCGCCCCAAACCGAACGCTGGTGTCCGAGTCTGGCAGCCCACCTGCCGCCACACATCGACCTCGACGCCATCCGCGCACTCCTGCCCGCCATGGCCACACTCACTCCGCCGCCCGATCCCGCCCTGCAGCCCGTCCTCAGCCGTGCCACCGCCCTCTTCGAGGCGTTGCGTCGCGGCAATGCCGAAGCCGTCCTGGCACGCGCTGCCACGCTCGTTGGGCTTGGCCCCGGACTGACCCCGGCCGGCGACGACCTCCTGATCGGCCTCTGCGCTGCCTTGACCCTGCTGGGCCACGCCCTCCCCGCTCGCCAGTCGTGGCTGTTGACCCTGCGCCAGCAACTCGGCCGCCTTGCCCCCCAGACGACTACCCTGAGCGCGAGCTGGCTGACGCACGCCGCTGCTGGCAACCTCCAGCGCCTGCTCATCCATACCGCCCAGGCCCTTGCGCTCGCCGATGCGCCCGCGCTTGCCCAGGCCACACGTCACCTGATGCGCTACGGGGCAACGTCTGGCTGGGCCATGCTAGCCGGTTTGAGTCAGAGCCTCGCCGCCCTCCTCACGTAA
- the fdrA gene encoding acyl-CoA synthetase FdrA, with protein MATAVRVVPNTYFDSVALMVVAGQLSQQPGVTLASLVMGTSANRALLAEAGVDPAVIAHAGPNDLIIVVQAESTERAEALVAEALTQLTSTRAPATPTGDGAAPRPRSLRTALRHAADANLVLISTPGAFAAIEAEEALRAGKHVFLFSDNVPLEAEVRLKRLAAEQGLLVMGPDCGTALIGGVGLGFANAVQRGPIGIIAASGTGLQQVSCLIDWLGSGVSHGIGVGSRDLSAAVGGATMQAALAALANDPATQVIVLLSKPPAHEVAARVLAAAHATGKPVVAAFLGAHLSAPEGVTVVPTLTAAAQAAVALATGQSTGSSAIDPIPIDTLTHERASLSPEQRFVRGLYSGGTLCEEALWILSQRLGPAWSNVPLNPAYRLPNPHQSHEHTLLDLGDDELTVGRPHPMIDHTLRIERLHREAADPTTAVILLDVVLGYGAHPDPASVLAPAIAAARQHARQHGRGLPIIVTLVGTERDPQRLSRQRRALEEAGALVTTSNVSAAEAAAQLLADR; from the coding sequence ATGGCGACGGCAGTTCGCGTCGTCCCCAATACCTATTTCGATTCGGTAGCCCTGATGGTTGTCGCCGGGCAACTCAGCCAGCAACCCGGCGTCACCCTCGCGTCACTCGTGATGGGCACGAGCGCCAACCGCGCCCTCTTGGCAGAAGCCGGCGTTGACCCCGCGGTAATCGCGCACGCCGGACCCAACGACTTGATCATCGTGGTGCAGGCCGAGAGCACCGAACGCGCCGAGGCGCTTGTCGCCGAAGCCCTCACCCAGCTCACCAGTACCCGAGCCCCCGCTACGCCGACCGGCGACGGCGCTGCGCCACGTCCACGATCCTTGCGCACTGCGCTCCGCCATGCCGCCGACGCCAACCTCGTCCTCATCTCAACGCCAGGCGCCTTCGCGGCAATCGAAGCCGAAGAAGCGCTGCGCGCCGGCAAACACGTCTTCCTCTTCAGCGACAACGTCCCGCTCGAGGCCGAAGTCCGGCTTAAGCGGCTTGCCGCCGAACAGGGCCTGCTCGTCATGGGCCCAGACTGCGGCACCGCGCTGATCGGCGGCGTTGGCCTCGGCTTCGCCAATGCCGTCCAACGGGGCCCCATCGGCATCATCGCTGCCTCCGGCACCGGCCTCCAGCAGGTCTCGTGCCTCATCGATTGGCTCGGCTCCGGCGTCAGCCACGGGATTGGCGTCGGCAGCCGCGACCTCAGTGCCGCGGTCGGCGGTGCGACCATGCAGGCCGCGCTCGCCGCGCTCGCGAACGACCCGGCAACGCAGGTCATCGTGCTCCTGTCAAAGCCGCCAGCCCACGAGGTCGCGGCGCGCGTGCTCGCCGCGGCCCACGCCACCGGTAAGCCGGTCGTCGCCGCCTTCCTTGGTGCGCACCTCAGCGCGCCCGAAGGCGTCACCGTCGTCCCGACCCTCACCGCCGCTGCCCAGGCCGCGGTCGCACTCGCCACTGGCCAGTCGACCGGTTCATCCGCTATCGACCCGATACCGATCGATACGCTCACCCACGAGCGCGCAAGCCTCAGCCCCGAGCAGCGCTTTGTCCGCGGGCTCTACTCTGGCGGCACCCTGTGTGAAGAAGCGCTCTGGATCCTCAGCCAGCGCCTCGGCCCAGCCTGGTCGAACGTCCCCCTCAACCCTGCCTACCGCCTGCCCAATCCACACCAGAGCCACGAGCACACGCTGCTCGACCTCGGCGACGACGAGCTGACCGTCGGCCGGCCTCACCCCATGATCGACCACACCCTTCGCATCGAGCGATTGCACCGTGAGGCAGCCGACCCTACGACCGCCGTCATTCTGCTCGATGTCGTGCTCGGCTACGGCGCGCATCCCGATCCCGCCAGCGTGCTCGCCCCTGCCATTGCCGCCGCACGCCAGCACGCCCGCCAGCACGGCCGCGGCCTCCCCATCATCGTCACCCTCGTCGGCACCGAACGCGATCCCCAACGACTCTCACGCCAGCGCCGAGCCCTTGAAGAGGCAGGCGCCCTGGTAACAACTAGCAACGTCAGCGCAGCCGAGGCCGCAGCCCAGCTTCTCGCCGACCGATAG
- a CDS encoding DUF1116 domain-containing protein codes for METNAIQALLTNGIHQPINVGLDLFADALAQQGHPPVRVDWRPPLIEPDPAAATLFLDPAIDAATRESVQRMMRAQPVLVGVARALDVLPGMTPRTFFHAGPPIDWAHASGPLRGALIGAALFEGLATTPEEAVQLFERGAIELAPNHEHSAVGPMAGVISPSMPVFVVENAAGTNRAYSNFNEGIGKVMRMGAYSPEVIDRLRWITTVLAPLLGQALARTNGIDLRNIIAQALQMGDECHNRNKAATSLFIREIAPALVECDAPASDIAQALRFMHGNDHFFVNLAMVASKVMADAAHGVPHSALVTTLSRNGTEFGIRVSGLGDQWFTGPAQVPRGLYFAGFGPDDANPDIGDSAITETVGIGGFALAGAPAIVQFIGGTPEDAVRATLEMDEITVTEHELFRIPALNFRGTPTGIDLRRVVRTGILPVIDTGIAHREPGIGQVGAGIVRPPAQCFTAAFQAFAARYAAELEAGRR; via the coding sequence ATGGAGACCAACGCCATCCAGGCACTGCTCACCAACGGCATCCACCAGCCGATCAACGTCGGACTCGACCTCTTCGCCGATGCGCTTGCCCAACAAGGCCATCCCCCCGTGCGCGTCGACTGGCGCCCGCCGCTCATCGAGCCCGATCCTGCAGCAGCCACCCTGTTCCTCGACCCAGCCATCGACGCCGCAACTCGCGAGTCCGTGCAGCGCATGATGCGCGCCCAGCCAGTCCTGGTCGGCGTCGCCAGAGCCCTCGATGTCTTGCCCGGCATGACCCCGCGCACGTTCTTCCACGCCGGCCCACCGATCGACTGGGCACACGCCTCCGGCCCACTCCGCGGCGCGCTCATCGGCGCAGCCCTCTTCGAAGGCCTGGCGACTACGCCGGAAGAGGCCGTCCAGCTCTTCGAGCGTGGCGCAATCGAGCTCGCGCCCAACCACGAGCACAGCGCCGTCGGGCCAATGGCCGGCGTCATCTCGCCATCCATGCCGGTCTTCGTCGTCGAGAACGCCGCTGGCACGAACCGGGCCTACTCCAATTTCAACGAAGGCATCGGCAAGGTCATGCGCATGGGCGCGTACAGCCCTGAGGTGATCGACCGGCTGCGCTGGATCACTACCGTCCTCGCCCCGCTGCTCGGCCAGGCCCTCGCCCGCACCAACGGCATCGACCTGCGCAACATCATCGCCCAGGCCCTGCAGATGGGTGACGAATGCCACAACCGCAACAAAGCCGCCACCTCGCTCTTCATCCGCGAGATCGCCCCAGCCCTCGTCGAGTGCGACGCGCCCGCATCCGACATCGCCCAGGCGCTGCGCTTCATGCATGGCAACGACCACTTCTTCGTCAACCTGGCAATGGTCGCCTCGAAAGTCATGGCCGATGCCGCGCACGGCGTGCCCCACAGCGCGCTGGTCACCACGCTCTCGCGCAACGGCACCGAATTCGGCATCCGCGTCAGTGGCCTCGGCGACCAGTGGTTCACCGGCCCGGCCCAGGTACCTCGTGGACTCTACTTCGCTGGATTTGGCCCTGACGACGCCAATCCCGATATCGGCGACAGTGCCATCACCGAAACCGTCGGGATCGGTGGATTTGCCCTGGCCGGTGCTCCGGCAATCGTCCAGTTCATCGGTGGCACGCCCGAGGATGCCGTCCGCGCCACGCTCGAAATGGACGAAATTACCGTCACCGAGCACGAGCTGTTCCGCATTCCCGCGCTCAATTTCCGCGGCACTCCCACCGGCATCGACCTGCGGCGTGTCGTCCGCACCGGCATTTTGCCCGTCATCGACACCGGCATCGCTCATCGCGAGCCAGGCATCGGCCAGGTCGGCGCAGGCATCGTCCGCCCACCAGCCCAGTGCTTCACCGCGGCCTTTCAGGCGTTCGCCGCGCGCTACGCTGCCGAACTCGAAGCCGGTCGGAGGTAG
- the arcC gene encoding carbamate kinase, with product MARIVVALGGNAIIQAGQRGTAEEQQANVDRSCQLLADLIAQGHEVIITHGNGPQVGNLLLKNELARDVVPAVPLHWCVAQTQATIGFMIQQALGAALAQRGISRVVAALVTRTEVSADDPAWQNPTKPIGLFYPEERARAIMAETGQTWRPQGARGWRRVVPSPEPIAIVDRPAIEALIGDGAIVVACGGGGVPVVRDPDGRYRGVEAVIDKDLAAALLAHELDADLLLILTDVPAVMLDYGTPNARPLHNVSASELAAYHAAGQFAAGSMGPKVEAAIRFSRSRPGRRAIIAALDDAVAAVAGQAGTHVTDTPSPH from the coding sequence ATGGCCCGCATCGTCGTTGCCCTTGGCGGGAACGCCATCATCCAGGCTGGCCAACGGGGCACAGCCGAGGAGCAGCAAGCCAACGTTGACCGCAGTTGTCAGCTCCTCGCCGACCTGATCGCACAGGGCCACGAGGTGATCATCACCCACGGCAACGGGCCTCAAGTCGGCAACCTCCTGCTCAAGAACGAACTCGCCCGCGACGTCGTCCCCGCGGTGCCGCTCCACTGGTGCGTCGCCCAGACCCAGGCAACGATCGGCTTCATGATCCAACAGGCACTCGGCGCAGCGCTCGCCCAACGCGGCATCTCCCGCGTCGTTGCCGCCCTGGTGACCCGCACTGAAGTCAGCGCCGACGATCCCGCCTGGCAGAATCCAACCAAGCCCATCGGCCTCTTTTACCCGGAGGAACGCGCCCGAGCAATCATGGCCGAAACTGGTCAAACGTGGCGCCCACAAGGCGCGCGCGGCTGGCGACGCGTCGTGCCTTCGCCTGAACCCATCGCCATCGTCGACCGGCCAGCGATCGAGGCCCTCATCGGCGACGGTGCCATCGTCGTCGCCTGTGGCGGCGGAGGTGTGCCCGTCGTGCGCGACCCAGACGGCCGGTATCGCGGCGTCGAAGCCGTCATCGATAAAGACCTCGCAGCCGCCCTCCTTGCCCACGAACTCGACGCCGACCTCCTGCTCATCCTCACCGATGTCCCAGCTGTCATGCTGGACTACGGCACGCCCAACGCCCGCCCGCTGCACAACGTCAGCGCCAGCGAACTGGCCGCCTACCACGCTGCCGGCCAGTTCGCCGCCGGCAGCATGGGCCCGAAAGTCGAGGCCGCCATCCGCTTCAGCCGCAGCCGCCCGGGACGCCGCGCCATCATCGCCGCCCTCGACGACGCTGTCGCTGCCGTCGCCGGCCAAGCCGGTACCCACGTGACAGACACCCCCTCTCCCCACTGA